Proteins encoded by one window of Sediminicoccus rosea:
- a CDS encoding AbrB family transcriptional regulator produces the protein MTLPPPLAAHLLTLAAAVAGGFVFALLQVPLAWMIGAMFGTAAVAWFRPAGLAPAVHPAARPAALIVIGLAFGQTFSGPVLAALLGAAPAILIAGFLSIFAGIATMPIFTRMAGTDARTAYFATIPGGVIVMAVLAQREGAPLAPVTLAQTLRVLVVVLVMPPLLSAIAPHGDYSAFVAPRLAFDGWGLAGMLAVGSVAALLLRRTGIANPWMIGPCFLAITAAAFGQLPSAVPGVLIDAAQVGMGAGLGQKMTKDFLLGARRLMRAALVSSLLLCLFCTVFGAGLAWAMGLPPSAVMLGMAPGGMPEMGVTAKALGVAVPLVLAFHLTRTLLCNFLLGPIYRGLVALGLFRPHGSA, from the coding sequence GTGACCCTTCCTCCCCCTCTTGCTGCGCATCTCCTGACGCTGGCGGCCGCCGTGGCGGGCGGCTTCGTCTTCGCGCTGCTGCAGGTGCCGCTGGCCTGGATGATCGGCGCGATGTTCGGCACGGCGGCGGTGGCCTGGTTCCGGCCCGCAGGCTTGGCGCCGGCCGTGCATCCCGCAGCCCGCCCGGCGGCGCTGATCGTGATCGGCCTCGCCTTCGGGCAGACCTTCTCGGGCCCCGTGCTGGCCGCGCTGCTGGGCGCAGCGCCGGCCATCCTGATCGCGGGCTTCCTCTCCATCTTCGCCGGCATCGCCACCATGCCGATCTTCACGCGGATGGCGGGGACGGATGCGCGCACCGCCTATTTCGCGACGATACCGGGCGGCGTCATCGTCATGGCGGTGCTGGCCCAGCGCGAGGGCGCGCCGCTTGCCCCCGTCACGCTGGCGCAGACGCTGCGCGTGCTGGTGGTGGTGCTGGTCATGCCGCCCCTGCTTTCGGCCATCGCGCCGCATGGCGACTACAGCGCCTTCGTCGCGCCGCGCCTCGCCTTCGACGGCTGGGGCCTTGCGGGGATGCTGGCGGTGGGTTCAGTGGCGGCGCTGCTGCTGCGGCGCACCGGCATCGCCAATCCCTGGATGATCGGGCCGTGCTTCCTCGCCATCACGGCGGCCGCCTTTGGGCAACTCCCTTCCGCCGTGCCTGGCGTGCTGATCGATGCGGCGCAGGTGGGGATGGGGGCGGGGCTCGGCCAGAAGATGACGAAGGACTTCCTGCTCGGTGCGCGGCGGCTGATGCGCGCGGCGCTGGTCTCCTCGCTGCTGCTCTGCCTGTTCTGCACGGTGTTCGGCGCGGGGCTGGCCTGGGCGATGGGGCTGCCGCCCTCCGCCGTCATGCTCGGCATGGCGCCCGGCGGCATGCCGGAAATGGGCGTGACGGCGAAGGCGCTGGGCGTGGCGGTGCCGCTGGTGCTGGCCTTCCACCTGACGCGCACGCTGCTGTGCAATTTCCTGCTGGGCCCGATCTATCGCGGGCTTGTCGCCCTTGGCCTGTTCAGGCCACACGGCAGCGCGTAG
- a CDS encoding DUF1217 domain-containing protein: MADAAAAVAAFRRVLKPGEEERALGRIATEPQQKRAMEQFKRAVDRAPDVRAALRDPRVLQVLATALGIPEGAGQPGLATRVLLSDLRDEKSLANTLGDRRWKSAAETLDLGRRGIAALRDPQLQASLAEGLRRAQWNQNLEKEQPGLGDAVLFRERATAVDNNIFAVLGDPIIRRVVTGALGLPQEIAIQSVETQARAVRARLDITKLEDPKEVQRLAERYLMNRARTEAANSGADILARFGFPPRGFTV, encoded by the coding sequence ATGGCTGACGCGGCGGCTGCCGTCGCGGCCTTCCGCCGGGTGCTGAAGCCGGGCGAGGAGGAGCGCGCGCTCGGCCGCATCGCCACCGAACCGCAGCAGAAGCGGGCCATGGAGCAGTTCAAGCGCGCCGTGGACCGCGCGCCGGATGTGCGCGCCGCGCTGCGTGACCCGCGCGTGCTGCAGGTGCTGGCCACCGCGCTCGGCATTCCCGAGGGCGCCGGCCAGCCCGGGCTCGCCACGCGCGTCCTGCTCTCCGACCTCCGGGACGAAAAGAGCCTCGCCAACACCCTGGGCGACCGGCGCTGGAAATCCGCGGCCGAGACGCTGGATCTCGGGCGCCGTGGCATCGCCGCGCTGCGCGACCCGCAGCTCCAGGCGAGCCTGGCCGAGGGGCTGCGCCGCGCGCAGTGGAACCAGAACCTGGAGAAGGAGCAGCCGGGCCTGGGGGATGCCGTGCTGTTCCGCGAACGCGCGACGGCGGTGGACAACAATATCTTCGCCGTGCTGGGCGACCCCATCATCCGCCGGGTCGTGACCGGCGCGCTGGGCCTGCCGCAGGAGATCGCCATCCAGTCCGTTGAGACGCAGGCGCGCGCGGTGCGGGCGCGGCTCGACATCACGAAGCTGGAGGACCCGAAGGAGGTGCAGCGCCTGGCGGAGCGCTACCTGATGAACCGCGCCCGCACGGAAGCCGCCAACAGCGGGGCGGATATCCTGGCCCGCTTCGGCTTCCCGCCGCGTGGGTTCACCGTCTGA
- a CDS encoding flagellar biosynthesis repressor FlbT — MSTLVLELRQGDLMVVNGAPIRFRNRTRIELAAKARFLFGKQIMAPEGANTPARRIYFALQTAYIGTEEERGPGLDAARALIEEFKEATTSVLVREMLARALEAAEEDDCYLALKIARRVMRHEEEVLGLAPLPAPRRELAEGAHG, encoded by the coding sequence ATGTCCACGCTCGTGTTGGAACTCCGCCAGGGAGACCTGATGGTGGTCAACGGCGCACCGATCCGGTTCCGCAATCGCACGCGGATCGAGCTGGCAGCCAAGGCGCGCTTCCTCTTCGGCAAGCAGATCATGGCGCCCGAGGGCGCCAATACGCCCGCGCGCCGCATCTATTTCGCGCTGCAGACCGCCTATATCGGCACCGAGGAGGAGCGCGGGCCCGGCCTCGATGCCGCCCGCGCGCTGATCGAGGAGTTCAAGGAGGCCACCACCTCCGTCCTCGTGCGTGAGATGCTGGCGCGTGCGCTGGAAGCCGCCGAGGAGGACGACTGCTACCTGGCGCTGAAGATCGCGCGCCGGGTGATGCGCCATGAGGAAGAGGTGCTGGGCCTCGCACCGCTGCCCGCCCCGCGGCGCGAGTTGGCCGAGGGCGCCCATGGCTGA
- a CDS encoding flagellin, translating into MSSIELFNRLASETMQLRGRVETLTRQSTSGLKADRLGDLGPEVPRAVSLRGELGRRELYGQVMEQALGRTAVMQDSLDRLTEIARDFRTKAATRITAGDPGSLMTVQSDARAALVEVAHLLNTRHAGEYLFGGSDLTQPPIPDPEGLATGQMAQDIAAEVAALPLQGTAATIAATRAIAQSNAPGVTPFSDRLAADALLPPEAQEARRGVPAADGQMIGYGIIAGRNADAVSRGETTGSWARDLMRNLMSLAALAPEQMSDRPAFDAFMGSLRDGLSSAELALGEEAGALGTVEARMEATQRRHDDLSTALSRQLSDIEEVDVADVLVRLQATRNALEASYRALGSMRELTLANFLR; encoded by the coding sequence ATGTCCAGCATCGAGTTGTTCAACCGCCTGGCGAGCGAGACGATGCAGCTCCGCGGCCGGGTCGAGACGCTCACGCGGCAATCCACCAGCGGGCTCAAGGCGGATCGCCTCGGCGACCTCGGGCCAGAGGTGCCGCGCGCCGTCTCGCTGCGTGGCGAACTGGGCCGGCGCGAGCTCTACGGCCAGGTCATGGAGCAGGCGCTCGGCCGCACGGCGGTGATGCAGGACAGCCTGGATCGCCTGACCGAGATCGCCCGCGACTTCCGCACCAAGGCGGCCACGCGCATCACCGCGGGCGATCCCGGTTCGCTCATGACGGTGCAGAGCGACGCGCGCGCGGCGCTGGTCGAGGTGGCGCATCTGCTGAACACGCGCCATGCGGGCGAGTATCTGTTCGGCGGCAGCGACCTCACCCAGCCGCCCATCCCGGACCCCGAGGGGTTGGCCACCGGCCAGATGGCGCAGGACATCGCGGCCGAGGTGGCGGCCCTGCCGCTGCAGGGCACGGCCGCGACCATCGCGGCCACGCGCGCCATCGCGCAGAGCAACGCGCCCGGCGTCACGCCCTTCTCGGACCGGCTCGCCGCCGACGCGCTGCTGCCGCCCGAGGCGCAGGAGGCGCGGCGCGGCGTGCCGGCCGCGGATGGGCAGATGATCGGCTACGGCATCATCGCCGGGCGCAACGCGGATGCCGTCAGCCGCGGCGAGACGACCGGCAGCTGGGCGCGCGACCTGATGCGCAACCTGATGAGCCTCGCCGCGCTGGCGCCCGAGCAGATGAGCGACCGCCCCGCCTTCGACGCCTTCATGGGCAGCCTGCGTGATGGCCTGTCCTCGGCCGAGCTGGCGCTGGGGGAGGAGGCGGGCGCGCTGGGCACGGTCGAGGCGCGGATGGAGGCGACGCAGCGCCGGCATGACGACCTCTCCACCGCGCTGTCCCGACAGTTGTCCGACATCGAGGAGGTGGACGTGGCCGATGTGCTGGTGCGGCTGCAGGCGACGCGCAATGCGCTGGAGGCGAGCTACCGCGCCCTCGGCTCGATGCGCGAACTCACTCTCGCGAATTTCCTGCGCTGA